A genomic segment from Cyanobium sp. NIES-981 encodes:
- a CDS encoding methyltransferase domain-containing protein, which produces MERDAAAVAEAWDARYREQRDGWELGRPAPPLEAFLRRHPLAPRPPGVVLVPGCGRGHEAALLADLGFSAVGVDVSGEAVRRARQLHGARHPGIRWLQRDLFDGEGLARQGLDSGSLDGVLEHTCFCAIDPAQRQAYIATAARLLRPGGWLLGLFWCHGRPGGPPWGSDPAAIAGLCRAAGLRQELWQPAEDSVPQREHEWIGLWRREALSPAVPQRA; this is translated from the coding sequence ATGGAGCGCGATGCCGCCGCCGTTGCCGAGGCCTGGGATGCCCGCTACCGCGAGCAGCGCGACGGCTGGGAGCTGGGCAGGCCCGCTCCCCCGCTCGAGGCCTTTCTGCGCCGCCATCCCCTGGCCCCCCGGCCCCCCGGGGTGGTGCTGGTGCCGGGCTGCGGCCGGGGCCATGAGGCGGCGCTGCTGGCGGACCTGGGCTTCTCGGCGGTGGGGGTGGATGTGAGCGGCGAGGCCGTGCGCCGGGCGCGGCAGCTGCACGGTGCGCGGCACCCCGGCATCCGCTGGCTGCAGCGGGATCTCTTCGATGGGGAGGGCCTGGCGCGCCAGGGCCTGGACAGCGGCAGCCTGGACGGGGTGCTGGAGCACACCTGTTTCTGCGCGATCGACCCCGCCCAGCGGCAGGCCTACATCGCCACCGCGGCCAGGCTGCTGCGCCCCGGGGGCTGGCTGCTGGGACTCTTCTGGTGCCATGGCCGGCCGGGGGGGCCTCCCTGGGGCAGTGACCCCGCGGCCATCGCCGGCCTCTGCCGTGCAGCGGGCCTGCGCCAGGAGCTGTGGCAGCCGGCGGAGGATTCGGTGCCGCAGCGGGAGCACGAGTGGATCGGCCTGTGGCGCCGCGAGGCCCTCAGCCCGGCCGTTCCTCAGCGCGCCTGA
- a CDS encoding peroxiredoxin: MAVIERVPSVTFKTRVRDESIPGPNPYRWQDLTTEEIFSGKRVVLFSLPGAFTPTCSSNHLPRYEELHEQFRAEGIDQIICLSVNDAFVMFQWGRHVGADKVFLLPDGNGEFTRKMGMLVDKSNLGFGLRSWRYSMLVDDGRIEKIFVEPDFGDNCPIDPFEVSDADTMLAYLRGQTPQGVREPALAFEG; encoded by the coding sequence ATGGCCGTGATCGAACGCGTTCCCTCCGTCACCTTCAAGACCCGCGTGCGGGATGAATCCATCCCCGGGCCCAACCCCTACCGCTGGCAGGACCTCACCACCGAGGAGATCTTCTCCGGCAAGCGGGTGGTGCTGTTCTCCCTGCCGGGGGCCTTCACCCCCACCTGCTCCTCCAACCACCTGCCCCGCTACGAGGAGCTCCACGAGCAGTTCCGCGCCGAGGGCATCGACCAGATCATCTGCCTCTCGGTGAACGATGCCTTCGTGATGTTCCAGTGGGGGCGGCACGTGGGCGCCGACAAGGTCTTCCTGCTGCCGGACGGCAACGGCGAGTTCACCCGCAAGATGGGGATGCTGGTGGACAAGTCCAACCTGGGCTTCGGGCTGCGCTCCTGGCGCTACTCGATGCTGGTGGACGATGGCCGCATCGAGAAGATCTTCGTCGAGCCCGACTTCGGGGACAACTGCCCCATCGACCCCTTCGAGGTCTCCGATGCCGACACCATGCTGGCCTACCTGCGCGGCCAGACGCCCCAGGGGGTGCGGGAACCGGCCCTGGCGTTCGAGGGCTGA